From Nicotiana tabacum cultivar K326 chromosome 22, ASM71507v2, whole genome shotgun sequence, one genomic window encodes:
- the LOC142176308 gene encoding putative mitochondrial protein AtMg00860 — protein MDQQKIQAITNWPPPKDIHALKAFFGLCNFYRRFVKNYSLIAVPLAELLKKVTPWEWGPKRAGAFNALKAAMSSSPVLALPDLAKPFEVQIDAYDYALGGVLLQEGNPVAYKSRKLKDAERRYAAHEKELLCLGSKLSHSSSFHPQFDGQMERFNGMLEEYLRHFVTGS, from the exons atggaccagcagaagattcaggcaaTCACAAATTGGCCGccgcctaaggatatccacgccttgaAGGCGTTCTTTGGTCTATGCAATTTTTATCGGCGATTTGTGAAAaactactccctcattgcagtaccATTGGCAGAACTCCTCAAGAAGGTCACACCTTGGGAATGGGGACCCAAGCGAGCGGGGGCCTTCAACGCATTGAaagcggctatgtctagtagccccgtcTTAGCCCTTCCTGatctggccaagccattcgaagtacaAATAGATGCATATGACTATGCCCTCGGTGGAGTCTTGCTACAAGAAGGGAATCCTGTAGCGTACAAGAGTCGGAAGCTGAAAgatgcagagcggcgctatgccgcccatgagaaagaattattg tgccttggGTCAAAGCTGAGTcacagctcaagttttcatccacAATTTGATGGCCAGATGGAGCGGTTCAATGGCatgttggaggaatatctccgtcaCTTTGTAACCGGATCGTAG